One Oharaeibacter diazotrophicus DNA segment encodes these proteins:
- a CDS encoding FAD:protein FMN transferase: MSRTSTEAACGLRRVALDGPTMGSRWTAVWHDDGAVDAMAVGRALAAAVGAVDDAMSTWKPESDLMRLNRAAVGPWHPVPASLAVVLDTALAIRRASAGAFDVGVGRLVADWGFGAHAGKADGLPAAPGGLDVATLEVDVAGARVRKLAPTALDLSGIAKGFGVDELARVLDAAGIENHLVGIDGEMRARGRKPDGAPWAIAVERPEPGVRAVHGVVALEDVAVATSGDYRHFRGEGADRISHTVDPRSSRPVRNAVASVTVLASTAMVADAAATAITVLGSDEGLAFAGRLGLDALVLLRRPDGTLEERAGGRFAAQADVAASAGEASSVGGVSSGASIRNHAT, encoded by the coding sequence ATGTCGAGGACGTCTACTGAAGCGGCCTGCGGCCTTCGCCGGGTCGCGCTCGACGGCCCGACCATGGGCAGCCGCTGGACCGCGGTCTGGCACGACGACGGCGCGGTCGACGCCATGGCGGTCGGCCGCGCGCTGGCGGCCGCGGTCGGCGCGGTCGACGACGCGATGTCGACCTGGAAGCCGGAGTCCGACCTGATGCGGCTGAACCGTGCCGCGGTCGGGCCGTGGCATCCGGTGCCGGCGAGCCTCGCCGTCGTGCTCGACACCGCGCTCGCGATCCGCCGTGCCAGCGCCGGCGCCTTCGACGTCGGCGTCGGCCGCCTCGTCGCCGACTGGGGCTTCGGCGCCCACGCCGGCAAGGCGGACGGCCTCCCCGCCGCGCCCGGCGGTCTCGACGTTGCGACCCTCGAGGTCGACGTCGCCGGCGCGCGCGTCCGCAAGCTCGCCCCGACGGCGCTCGATCTCTCAGGCATCGCCAAGGGCTTCGGCGTCGACGAACTCGCCCGCGTCCTCGACGCGGCCGGCATCGAGAACCACCTCGTCGGGATCGACGGCGAGATGCGCGCCCGCGGCCGCAAGCCCGACGGCGCGCCGTGGGCGATCGCCGTCGAGCGGCCGGAGCCGGGCGTGCGCGCCGTCCACGGCGTCGTCGCGCTCGAGGACGTCGCGGTCGCCACCTCCGGCGACTACCGCCACTTCCGCGGCGAGGGGGCCGACCGGATCTCCCACACCGTCGACCCGCGCAGCAGCCGTCCGGTGCGGAACGCCGTCGCCTCGGTGACGGTGCTGGCGTCGACAGCGATGGTCGCCGACGCCGCCGCCACCGCGATCACCGTGCTCGGTTCCGACGAGGGTCTCGCCTTCGCCGGCCGTCTAGGTCTCGACGCGCTCGTCCTCCTGCGGCGGCCCGACGGCACGCTCGAGGAGCGCGCCGGCGGGCGCTTCGCCGCTCAGGCGGACGTCGCCGCCTCCGCAGGCGAGGCGTCCTCGGTGGGTGGCGTCTCGTCGGGCGCCTCGATCCGGAACCACGCCACGTAG